One region of Deltaproteobacteria bacterium genomic DNA includes:
- a CDS encoding TIGR01777 family protein, with the protein MTSIAFANYFEFPVNALYQWHCRPGALERLLPSWLNLQVKPPLKPITEGAKKEITLRTFGLKFRWVAHHQNFVANQSFQDQQLKGPFKTWVHEHRFFLKSQNSCSLEDRIDYKIFGGWVVKKLLKRIFYFRTQRILHDLTWHLRFASHGPKKIAITGARGLIGKNLHAFLLGGGHQVYPLVRRNPKAGSEEIFWNPSTGEVDAKALEGMDAIIHLAGENIAGHRWTIKQKTKIEQSRIKGTENLCLSLSSLQKKPKVFIAASAIGFYGDRGDEPLDERSEAGKGFLPETCQKWEAATLKARNAGIRVINARLGMVVSAQGGALKKMLPAFKLGIAGRLGSGDQFMSWISLDDVLGAFYFLLFNEQIAGPVNLVSPNPLTNLEFTKTLGKVLQRPTFLPLPRRLAKLTLGEMSEALLFASTRVIPHVLDLAHFPFFFTTLEETLMFELGLYQLHPIG; encoded by the coding sequence ATGACTTCGATTGCCTTTGCTAATTACTTTGAATTTCCGGTAAACGCGCTTTACCAATGGCATTGCCGGCCTGGCGCATTGGAACGCTTACTCCCAAGTTGGTTAAACCTCCAAGTCAAACCGCCTTTAAAACCTATTACCGAGGGTGCTAAAAAAGAAATCACGTTGCGCACGTTTGGCCTTAAGTTTAGGTGGGTCGCTCATCATCAAAATTTTGTGGCTAATCAATCTTTTCAAGACCAGCAGCTCAAAGGCCCTTTTAAAACTTGGGTTCATGAACATCGGTTTTTTTTAAAAAGTCAAAATTCCTGTTCTTTAGAAGATCGCATTGATTACAAAATTTTTGGGGGCTGGGTTGTCAAAAAATTACTTAAACGCATATTTTATTTTCGAACTCAGCGAATCTTGCACGATTTGACATGGCACCTTCGTTTTGCCAGTCATGGCCCTAAAAAAATTGCCATCACCGGGGCTAGAGGGCTTATTGGCAAAAATCTGCATGCTTTTTTATTGGGGGGTGGGCATCAAGTTTACCCTTTGGTGCGGCGCAATCCTAAAGCGGGTAGCGAAGAAATCTTTTGGAACCCAAGCACAGGCGAAGTCGATGCCAAGGCCTTAGAGGGTATGGATGCGATAATTCATTTGGCAGGGGAAAATATTGCCGGCCACCGCTGGACCATCAAACAAAAAACCAAAATCGAACAAAGCCGAATCAAAGGCACAGAAAATTTATGTTTAAGCTTAAGCAGCCTGCAAAAAAAACCTAAAGTATTCATTGCTGCCTCGGCAATTGGGTTTTATGGCGATCGCGGCGATGAGCCGCTTGATGAACGCTCGGAGGCAGGAAAGGGTTTTTTACCTGAAACTTGTCAAAAGTGGGAAGCGGCAACCCTTAAAGCACGAAACGCTGGGATTCGTGTGATTAATGCACGGCTAGGCATGGTGGTGAGTGCCCAAGGGGGCGCCTTAAAAAAGATGCTGCCCGCTTTCAAATTAGGCATTGCGGGGAGGCTTGGCAGTGGGGATCAATTTATGAGTTGGATCTCCTTAGACGATGTTTTGGGTGCCTTTTACTTTTTATTATTTAATGAACAAATCGCCGGCCCGGTTAATTTAGTAAGCCCCAATCCATTAACCAATTTAGAATTTACCAAAACCTTGGGTAAAGTTTTGCAACGCCCAACCTTTCTTCCCCTACCGCGCCGTTTAGCCAAACTAACTCTAGGCGAAATGTCGGAAGCCCTACTTTTTGCTAGTACCCGAGTTATCCCCCATGTTCTTGATTTGGCCCATTTCCCCTTTTTCTTTACCACTCTTGAAGAAACATTGATGTTTGAACTGGGACTTTATCAATTGCACCCTATTGGGTAA